The following are encoded in a window of Pseudomonas sp. JQ170C genomic DNA:
- the arcD gene encoding arginine-ornithine antiporter produces the protein MSDAPGKLRLGALVALVVGSMIGGGIFSLPQNMAASADVGAVLIGWGITAIGMLTLAFVFQTLANRKPDLDGGVYAYAKAGFGDYMGFSSAWGYWISAWLGNVGYFVLLFSTLGYFFPIFGEGNTPAAIIGASVLLWAVHFLVLRGIKEAAFINLVTTVAKVVPLALFILIALFAFKLDIFTADIWGSMNPDLGSVMNQVRNMMLVTVWVFIGIEGASIFSARAEKRSDVGKATVIGFITVLLFLVLVNVLSLGIMTQPELAKLQNPSMAAVLEHVVGHWGAVLISVGLIISLLGALLSWVLLCAEIMFAAAKDHTMPEFLRRENANHVPANALWLTNAMVQIFLVITLFSASTYLSLIYLATSMILVPYLWSAAYAFLLAWRSETYEQALAERKKDLIIGGIALVYAIWLLYAGGVKYLLLSALLYAPGVILFAKAKREVGQPIFTHVEKLLFAAVVIGALVAAYGLYDGFLTL, from the coding sequence ATGTCAGACGCTCCCGGAAAACTACGACTTGGTGCGCTGGTTGCACTAGTCGTCGGCTCGATGATCGGCGGCGGTATCTTCTCGCTGCCACAAAACATGGCTGCCAGCGCGGATGTTGGCGCAGTACTGATCGGTTGGGGGATTACCGCGATCGGTATGCTGACCCTGGCATTTGTCTTCCAGACCCTGGCCAACCGAAAGCCGGACCTTGATGGCGGGGTATATGCCTACGCCAAGGCCGGCTTCGGCGACTACATGGGCTTCTCTTCGGCCTGGGGCTACTGGATCAGTGCCTGGCTGGGCAACGTGGGCTACTTCGTCCTGTTGTTCAGCACCCTGGGGTACTTCTTCCCGATCTTTGGCGAGGGCAACACCCCGGCCGCCATCATCGGCGCTTCGGTGCTGCTGTGGGCAGTGCACTTCCTGGTACTGCGCGGCATCAAGGAAGCGGCCTTCATCAACCTGGTCACCACCGTGGCCAAGGTCGTGCCACTGGCACTGTTCATCCTGATCGCCCTGTTCGCCTTCAAACTGGACATCTTCACCGCCGACATCTGGGGCAGCATGAACCCGGACCTGGGCAGCGTGATGAACCAGGTGCGCAACATGATGCTGGTCACCGTCTGGGTGTTCATCGGTATCGAAGGCGCGAGCATCTTCTCGGCCCGGGCAGAAAAACGCTCGGACGTGGGCAAGGCCACCGTGATCGGCTTTATCACCGTGCTGCTGTTCCTGGTACTGGTGAACGTGCTGTCGCTGGGCATCATGACTCAGCCTGAACTGGCCAAACTGCAGAACCCTTCGATGGCAGCCGTGCTTGAGCACGTGGTCGGCCACTGGGGTGCAGTGCTGATCAGCGTCGGCCTGATCATCTCGCTGCTCGGTGCCCTGCTGTCGTGGGTACTGTTGTGCGCCGAGATCATGTTCGCCGCCGCCAAAGACCACACCATGCCGGAGTTCCTGCGCCGCGAGAACGCCAACCACGTACCGGCCAACGCCCTGTGGCTGACCAACGCCATGGTGCAGATCTTCCTGGTCATCACCCTGTTCTCGGCCAGTACCTACCTGTCGCTGATCTACCTCGCCACCTCGATGATCCTGGTGCCTTACCTGTGGTCGGCGGCCTATGCCTTCCTGCTGGCATGGCGTAGCGAAACCTATGAACAAGCCCTGGCCGAACGCAAGAAAGACCTGATCATCGGCGGCATCGCCCTGGTCTACGCGATCTGGCTGCTGTACGCCGGTGGCGTCAAATACCTGCTGCTCTCGGCCCTGCTCTATGCCCCTGGCGTGATCCTGTTCGCCAAGGCCAAGCGCGAGGTCGGCCAACCCATCTTTACCCACGTGGAGAAACTGCTCTTCGCCGCCGTGGTCATTGGCGCCCTCGTGGCCGCCTATGGCCTCTACGACGGCTTCCTGACCCTGTAA
- the arcD gene encoding arginine-ornithine antiporter yields MSEPGHKLRLGALIALVVGSMIGGGIFSLPQNMAARADVGAVLIGWGITAVGMLALAFVFQTLANRKPELDSGVYAYAKAGFGEYMGFSSAWGYWISAWLGNVGYFVLLFSTLGFYFPVFGEGNTPIAIACASLLLWAVHFLVLRGIKEATFINQVTTVAKIVPLVMFIVIAAVAFRADIFTRDIWGLSNPKFGSVLDQVRNMMLVTVFVFIGIEGASVYSGRAQKRSDVGKATVIGFIGVLALLVMVNVLSLGVMTQPELAALQNPSLASVLEHIVGPWGALLISIGLAISLLGALLSWALLCAEILFATARDQTMPRFLAHENANHVPSNALWLTNIMIQLFLLITLFSAGTYTSLIYLASSMILVPYLWSAAYAVLLAVRGESYEGSPGARRKDLMIAGIALVYAVWLLYAGGLKYLLLSALLYAPGVILFARAKHEQGQSLFTHWEKVIFAGVLVGAVVAAYSLYSGMLTL; encoded by the coding sequence ATGTCCGAACCAGGACACAAACTGCGCCTTGGCGCGTTGATCGCGCTGGTGGTCGGCTCGATGATCGGCGGCGGGATTTTTTCCCTGCCGCAGAACATGGCTGCCCGCGCTGACGTTGGCGCAGTACTGATCGGTTGGGGGATCACGGCGGTGGGCATGCTGGCCCTGGCATTCGTGTTCCAGACCCTGGCAAACCGCAAGCCGGAGCTCGACTCGGGGGTTTACGCCTACGCCAAGGCCGGCTTTGGCGAGTACATGGGATTTTCCTCAGCCTGGGGCTACTGGATCAGCGCCTGGCTGGGCAACGTGGGTTACTTCGTGCTGCTGTTCAGCACCCTGGGTTTTTACTTTCCGGTGTTTGGCGAGGGCAACACGCCCATCGCCATCGCCTGTGCTTCGTTGCTGCTGTGGGCGGTGCACTTCCTGGTACTGCGTGGCATCAAGGAAGCGACCTTCATCAACCAGGTGACCACCGTGGCCAAGATCGTGCCGCTGGTGATGTTCATCGTGATTGCCGCCGTGGCCTTTCGCGCCGATATCTTCACCCGTGACATCTGGGGCCTGAGCAACCCGAAATTCGGCAGCGTGCTCGATCAGGTGCGCAACATGATGCTGGTGACGGTGTTCGTGTTCATCGGCATCGAAGGGGCGAGCGTGTATTCGGGGCGTGCGCAGAAGCGTTCGGATGTGGGCAAGGCCACGGTGATCGGCTTTATCGGCGTGCTGGCCTTGCTGGTGATGGTCAACGTGCTGTCGCTGGGGGTCATGACCCAGCCGGAGCTGGCGGCGTTGCAGAACCCGTCGCTGGCGTCGGTGCTGGAGCACATCGTCGGGCCCTGGGGGGCGTTGCTGATCAGCATCGGCCTGGCGATTTCGTTGCTGGGGGCATTGCTGTCGTGGGCGTTGTTGTGTGCCGAGATCCTGTTCGCCACGGCCCGCGACCAGACCATGCCGCGCTTCCTGGCCCATGAAAATGCCAACCACGTGCCTTCCAATGCACTGTGGCTGACCAACATCATGATTCAGCTGTTCTTGCTGATCACGCTGTTTTCGGCGGGCACCTACACCAGCCTTATTTACCTGGCTTCCTCGATGATCCTGGTGCCGTACTTGTGGTCGGCGGCGTATGCCGTGCTGCTGGCGGTGCGGGGAGAGTCGTATGAAGGGAGCCCTGGCGCGCGGCGCAAAGACCTGATGATTGCCGGTATCGCCCTGGTGTATGCGGTCTGGCTGCTCTATGCCGGGGGCTTGAAGTACTTGCTGTTGTCGGCGCTGCTGTATGCGCCGGGCGTGATCCTGTTTGCCCGGGCCAAGCATGAGCAGGGGCAGTCACTGTTCACCCACTGGGAGAAGGTGATTTTTGCCGGGGTGCTGGTGGGTGCGGTCGTGGCGGCGTATTCACTCTATAGCGGAATGCTCACCCTGTAG
- a CDS encoding YbaN family protein, translating into MTRPAASKLSRLLFGILAYVSLAIGLVAIVVPGLPTTEFILLAAWAATRSSPRLSAWLENHRLFGPILYNWRNGKVIQRRAKLSATVSMVLCATVMLVFLDHGWPVFLAIGGMALGNLWIWSRPEALVGAGLPRDG; encoded by the coding sequence ATGACCCGCCCTGCCGCCTCCAAACTCTCTCGCCTGCTGTTCGGCATTCTGGCCTACGTCAGCCTGGCCATCGGCCTGGTCGCCATCGTCGTGCCCGGCCTGCCCACCACCGAGTTCATCCTGCTTGCCGCCTGGGCCGCCACCCGCAGCTCACCGCGCCTGAGCGCCTGGCTGGAAAACCACCGGCTGTTCGGCCCGATCCTGTACAACTGGCGCAACGGCAAGGTTATCCAGCGACGTGCCAAGCTCAGCGCTACCGTGAGCATGGTGCTGTGCGCCACCGTGATGCTGGTGTTCCTGGATCACGGCTGGCCGGTGTTCCTGGCCATTGGCGGCATGGCCCTGGGCAATCTGTGGATCTGGTCGCGCCCGGAAGCACTTGTAGGAGCGGGCTTGCCCCGCGACGGCTAA
- a CDS encoding biliverdin-producing heme oxygenase, with amino-acid sequence MTAATTTERASLRSQRLNQLTHAPHTELDALVKSHAPFETRESFARFVVAQYLFQNELKALYTDPALIAIVPDLAERCRAEQAALDLADLDTAIPDAFPGALQNPSLGEAMGWIFVSEGSKLGAAFLIKRAVGLGLSDTFGARHLGEPAGGRAEGWKQFTRILDGLELSPEEEAKAEQGAVAAFERFTELLKHAYATAPKAELA; translated from the coding sequence ATGACCGCCGCAACCACCACCGAACGCGCCAGCCTGCGTTCGCAACGCCTGAACCAGCTGACCCATGCCCCGCACACCGAGCTGGATGCACTGGTCAAATCCCACGCCCCGTTCGAGACCCGCGAAAGCTTCGCCCGCTTCGTGGTTGCCCAGTACCTGTTCCAGAACGAGCTCAAGGCGCTGTACACCGACCCTGCGCTGATCGCCATCGTCCCGGACCTGGCCGAGCGCTGCCGCGCCGAACAAGCCGCCCTGGACCTGGCTGACCTGGACACCGCCATTCCTGACGCCTTCCCGGGTGCATTGCAGAACCCGAGCCTGGGTGAAGCCATGGGCTGGATCTTCGTCTCCGAAGGCTCCAAGCTCGGCGCCGCGTTCCTGATCAAGCGTGCCGTTGGGCTGGGCCTGTCCGATACCTTCGGCGCTCGTCACCTGGGCGAACCGGCCGGTGGCCGTGCCGAGGGCTGGAAGCAATTCACCCGCATTCTCGACGGCCTGGAGCTGAGCCCGGAAGAAGAAGCCAAGGCCGAACAAGGCGCCGTGGCTGCCTTCGAGCGTTTCACCGAGCTGCTCAAACACGCCTACGCGACTGCGCCTAAAGCCGAATTGGCCTGA
- a CDS encoding TonB-dependent receptor, translating into MSTGSTRRSSDTSRKPGLQRCTLSLLTLALLSSGACSLPALAAEPAQATAPRMGDYRFAIAQQPLVSALNAFTAVTGWQVGLSAELAEGVASPGVQGSLKPEAALKRLLAGTGLSYRTLGSGNVVIERSTSNVIALQQITVSATRSAQDISQVPSTVSVHTREQLDRQNVNDIKELVRYEPGVSVSGTGQRSGLNGYNIRGIDGERVLTQIDGVSIPDSFFFGPYAQTQRNYVDPEIVKRVEILRGPASVLYGSNAIGGAVSYFTLDPDDIIKPGKDVGARLKTGYSSADDSWLNSATVAGRQGDFDGLLHLSQRNGHETESYGGHGGTGLERTEANPEDVRTTNILAKAGWNYADDSRLAFTYEKYKDDRDLDQKSAVGGPFIPGFGAMNSYRDRTGNDVVTRERFGINHEFALGSLLADNVKWSLNYQIGKTDQRTDELYFASGRQVARDRKTTYKDRQWVFDAQLDKAFSVGETEHLLTYGTTLKNEKVTGSRSGTGTCLNVGGSCRAIGQISVSDSQALVSDFPDPTVNTYSLFAQDEIRWNQWTFLPGVRYDYTQLKPHMTDEFLRGIGASSTDPVDDDEKTWNRVSPKFGVTYAFDDNYTWYGQYAEGFRTPTAKSLYGRFENPGLGYSVRGNSDLEPEKSKSYETGLRGNFDAGNFDVAVFYNKYRDFINEDAVQGSNLGQTFEANNIKHATIKGAEFKGRLNLDHFGAAQGLYTQGSIAYARGRNDDTGQPLNSVNPLTAVMGLGYEQEQYGALLSWTLVKRKDRVDDTTFFAPDGTSKQFRTPGYGVLDLAGFYKVTDDITVNAGLYNLTDKKYWQWDDVRGYDGLGEAAVTSPANLDRLTMPGRNFAINLVWDI; encoded by the coding sequence ATGTCCACTGGTTCTACTCGTCGGTCTTCAGACACTTCTCGTAAACCCGGCCTGCAGCGTTGCACGCTCTCCCTGTTGACCCTGGCACTGCTGTCCAGTGGCGCCTGCAGCCTGCCGGCCCTGGCCGCCGAACCAGCCCAGGCCACTGCGCCGCGCATGGGTGACTACCGCTTTGCCATTGCCCAGCAACCGCTGGTCTCGGCGCTCAATGCCTTTACCGCCGTTACGGGCTGGCAGGTCGGCCTGTCTGCCGAACTGGCCGAAGGCGTAGCCTCGCCAGGCGTTCAGGGCTCGCTCAAGCCCGAGGCAGCGCTCAAGCGCCTGCTGGCCGGCACCGGCCTGAGCTATCGCACCCTGGGCAGCGGCAACGTGGTGATCGAGCGCAGCACCTCCAACGTCATCGCCCTGCAGCAGATCACCGTCAGCGCCACCCGTAGCGCCCAGGACATCAGCCAGGTGCCGAGCACCGTCAGCGTGCACACCCGCGAGCAACTGGACCGCCAGAACGTCAACGACATCAAGGAGCTGGTGCGCTACGAACCGGGCGTCTCGGTCAGTGGCACCGGCCAGCGCAGCGGCCTGAACGGCTACAACATCCGTGGTATCGACGGTGAGCGGGTACTGACCCAGATTGACGGCGTGTCGATCCCCGACAGCTTCTTCTTCGGCCCCTACGCCCAGACCCAGCGCAACTACGTCGACCCTGAAATCGTCAAGCGCGTGGAAATCCTCCGCGGCCCGGCCTCGGTGCTGTACGGCAGCAACGCCATCGGCGGCGCTGTCAGCTACTTCACCCTCGACCCCGACGACATCATCAAGCCGGGCAAGGATGTCGGCGCACGCCTGAAAACCGGCTACAGCTCGGCCGACGACAGCTGGCTGAACTCGGCCACCGTCGCCGGTCGCCAGGGCGACTTCGACGGCCTGCTGCACCTGAGCCAGCGCAATGGCCATGAGACCGAGTCCTACGGCGGCCACGGCGGCACCGGCCTGGAACGCACCGAAGCCAACCCCGAAGACGTGCGCACCACCAACATTCTGGCCAAGGCCGGCTGGAACTACGCCGACGACTCGCGCCTGGCGTTCACCTATGAAAAGTACAAGGACGACCGCGACCTGGACCAGAAGAGCGCCGTGGGCGGGCCGTTCATTCCGGGCTTCGGCGCCATGAACTCCTACCGCGACCGCACCGGCAACGACGTGGTCACCCGTGAGCGCTTCGGCATCAACCATGAGTTCGCCCTGGGCAGCCTGCTGGCCGACAACGTCAAGTGGAGCCTGAACTACCAGATCGGCAAGACCGACCAGCGTACCGATGAGCTCTACTTTGCCTCCGGCCGCCAGGTGGCCCGTGATCGCAAGACCACCTACAAAGACCGCCAGTGGGTCTTCGACGCCCAGCTGGACAAAGCCTTCAGCGTCGGTGAAACCGAACACTTGCTGACCTACGGCACCACCCTGAAGAACGAAAAGGTCACCGGCTCGCGCAGCGGTACCGGCACCTGCCTGAACGTCGGCGGATCGTGCCGCGCCATCGGCCAGATCAGCGTCAGCGACAGCCAGGCACTGGTCAGCGACTTCCCGGACCCGACCGTCAACACCTACAGCCTGTTTGCCCAGGACGAGATCCGCTGGAACCAGTGGACCTTCCTGCCGGGTGTGCGCTACGACTACACCCAGCTCAAGCCACACATGACCGACGAGTTCCTGCGCGGCATCGGTGCCTCGAGCACTGACCCGGTCGACGATGACGAGAAAACCTGGAACCGGGTATCGCCCAAGTTCGGCGTGACCTACGCCTTCGACGACAACTACACCTGGTACGGCCAGTACGCCGAAGGCTTCCGCACCCCTACCGCCAAGTCGCTCTATGGCCGCTTCGAGAACCCGGGCCTGGGTTACAGCGTGCGCGGCAACTCCGACCTGGAGCCGGAAAAGAGCAAGAGCTACGAGACCGGCCTGCGCGGCAACTTCGACGCCGGCAACTTCGACGTGGCGGTGTTCTATAACAAGTACCGCGACTTCATCAACGAAGACGCCGTGCAGGGCAGCAACCTGGGCCAGACGTTCGAGGCCAACAACATCAAGCACGCCACCATCAAGGGCGCCGAGTTCAAGGGCCGCCTGAACCTGGACCACTTCGGTGCCGCGCAGGGCCTCTACACCCAGGGCTCGATCGCCTACGCCCGTGGCCGTAACGACGACACCGGCCAGCCGCTCAACAGCGTCAACCCGCTAACCGCCGTGATGGGCCTGGGCTATGAGCAAGAGCAGTACGGTGCATTGCTGAGCTGGACCCTGGTCAAGCGCAAGGACCGTGTCGACGACACCACCTTCTTCGCCCCCGACGGCACCAGCAAGCAGTTCCGCACCCCAGGCTACGGCGTGCTCGACCTGGCCGGTTTCTACAAGGTCACCGACGACATCACCGTCAACGCCGGCCTGTACAACTTGACCGACAAGAAGTACTGGCAGTGGGATGACGTGCGCGGCTACGACGGCCTGGGTGAAGCGGCGGTGACCTCGCCGGCCAACCTGGATCGCCTGACCATGCCGGGGCGCAACTTCGCCATCAACCTGGTCTGGGACATTTAA
- a CDS encoding FecR family protein: protein MTDSAPHRPSPPDSAACDSAMDQALDWLIRLQCATPEDTLAFEAWLEADPANAQAYVEAEALWQGDTLRQAAAHIAQTHRPSRLARLRPHWKPLAAAAVLLVGVFTVGNVPMRLQADHLTVVGERQRLQLEDGSRVLLNTNSAFSSDIDNRQRVARLYQGEAFFEVPAGMAQPLELQAGPLRASVRDSDFAVRYLNGEAQVRVQRGDVDLRASSDQHIRLSSGDSIRIGPNGFGQRERVDAQKDLAWVHGRLIFENCPLEQVLAEIRRYYPGVIISRNERLEQVAVTGNYRLDQPIETLRALAHITSAQLHEFPAVVILN from the coding sequence GTGACCGATAGCGCCCCTCATCGCCCTTCGCCGCCAGATTCGGCTGCCTGCGACAGTGCCATGGACCAGGCCCTGGACTGGTTGATCCGCCTGCAATGTGCCACGCCCGAAGATACCCTCGCTTTTGAAGCCTGGCTCGAGGCCGACCCGGCCAACGCCCAGGCCTATGTCGAAGCCGAAGCCCTGTGGCAGGGCGACACGCTGCGCCAGGCCGCCGCACACATCGCCCAGACCCATCGCCCTTCACGCCTTGCCCGCCTGCGCCCGCACTGGAAGCCGCTGGCGGCTGCCGCCGTGTTGCTGGTCGGGGTGTTCACCGTGGGCAATGTGCCGATGCGCCTGCAAGCCGATCACCTGACCGTGGTCGGCGAGCGCCAGCGCCTGCAACTCGAAGACGGCTCCAGGGTGCTGCTCAACACCAACTCGGCCTTCTCCAGCGATATCGACAACCGCCAGCGCGTCGCCCGCCTCTACCAGGGCGAGGCATTCTTCGAGGTGCCCGCCGGCATGGCCCAGCCGCTTGAACTGCAGGCCGGCCCCTTGCGCGCCAGTGTGCGCGACAGCGACTTTGCCGTGCGCTACCTCAACGGCGAGGCCCAGGTTCGCGTGCAGCGTGGCGACGTCGACCTGCGCGCCAGCAGCGACCAGCACATCCGCCTGTCCAGCGGCGACAGCATCCGCATCGGCCCCAACGGCTTTGGCCAGCGCGAGCGGGTCGACGCGCAAAAAGACCTGGCCTGGGTCCACGGCCGGCTGATTTTCGAGAACTGTCCACTGGAGCAGGTGCTGGCTGAAATCCGCCGCTATTACCCAGGTGTGATCATCTCGCGCAACGAGCGCCTGGAGCAGGTCGCGGTCACCGGCAACTACCGCCTGGATCAGCCCATCGAAACCTTGCGCGCCCTGGCCCACATTACCTCGGCACAACTGCACGAATTCCCCGCCGTGGTCATTCTCAACTGA
- a CDS encoding RNA polymerase sigma factor codes for MSQSQFNTVFLAQRVSLLRTLQRMVDNPSTAEDLLQETYLRVTRALGERPIEHLEPFVFQTARNLALDHLRARRAQARNLVDDVPEQVLHNVAAPSSSAEDAAHAEQLLKRLSVSLGQLTARQQRIFILSRLHGASYLEIAEQLNVSASTVQKELKLIMAICVGVANRLNRD; via the coding sequence GTGAGCCAGTCCCAGTTCAACACTGTATTCCTTGCCCAGCGGGTCAGCCTGCTGCGGACCCTGCAGCGCATGGTCGATAACCCCAGCACCGCCGAAGACCTGCTGCAGGAGACCTACCTGCGCGTTACCCGCGCCCTCGGCGAGCGGCCCATCGAGCACCTCGAACCGTTCGTTTTCCAGACCGCCCGCAACCTGGCCCTGGACCACTTGCGCGCGCGCCGCGCCCAGGCCCGCAACCTGGTCGATGATGTGCCCGAGCAAGTCCTGCACAACGTTGCCGCCCCTAGCAGCAGCGCCGAAGACGCCGCCCATGCCGAGCAGTTGCTCAAGCGCCTGAGTGTCAGCCTTGGGCAGTTGACTGCACGCCAGCAGCGTATTTTCATCCTCAGCCGGCTGCACGGCGCCAGCTACCTGGAAATCGCCGAGCAGCTCAATGTTTCCGCCAGTACGGTTCAGAAGGAACTGAAACTGATCATGGCCATCTGTGTGGGTGTCGCCAATCGCCTGAACCGCGACTGA
- the gap gene encoding type I glyceraldehyde-3-phosphate dehydrogenase, with amino-acid sequence MTLRIAINGFGRIGRNILRALYTQGYRQDLQVVAINDLGDSAINAHLLKYDSVHGIFAADVESDHESLTVNGDRIAVSAIRNPAELPWKAEAIDVVFECTGLFTERAKAAAHLTAGAGKVIISAPAKGADATIVYGVNHDILRASHQIISAASCTTNCLAPLAQVLHRELGIEQGLMTTIHAYTNDQSLTDVYHSDPFRARSATQSMIPSKTGAAEAVGLVLPELAGKLTGMAVRVPVINVSLVDLTVNLGRETTADEVNALFKEASRHSKVLGYNSLPLVSCDFNHNRLSSIFDANHTRTSGRMLKVLAWYDNEWGFSNRMLDNCLALCSAR; translated from the coding sequence ATGACCCTTCGCATCGCAATCAATGGCTTTGGCCGCATTGGCCGCAACATCCTTCGCGCACTCTATACCCAAGGCTACCGCCAGGACCTGCAGGTCGTCGCGATCAACGACCTGGGTGACAGCGCGATCAATGCCCATCTGCTCAAGTACGACAGCGTCCACGGCATCTTTGCTGCCGATGTCGAGTCCGATCATGAAAGCCTGACCGTCAATGGCGACCGCATCGCCGTCAGCGCCATCCGCAACCCGGCGGAGCTGCCGTGGAAAGCCGAAGCCATCGATGTGGTGTTCGAGTGCACCGGGTTATTCACCGAGCGCGCCAAGGCAGCCGCCCATCTTACTGCCGGTGCGGGCAAAGTCATTATCTCGGCACCGGCCAAGGGGGCCGATGCGACCATCGTGTACGGGGTCAACCACGATATCCTGCGCGCCTCGCACCAGATCATCTCGGCGGCCTCCTGCACCACCAACTGCCTGGCGCCGCTGGCCCAGGTGCTGCACCGCGAACTGGGCATCGAGCAAGGGCTGATGACCACCATCCACGCCTACACCAATGACCAGAGCCTGACCGACGTCTACCACAGCGACCCGTTCCGCGCCCGCTCGGCCACCCAGTCGATGATTCCGAGCAAGACCGGTGCGGCCGAGGCCGTGGGGCTGGTGCTGCCGGAGCTGGCGGGAAAATTGACGGGCATGGCGGTACGCGTGCCGGTGATCAACGTCTCGCTGGTGGACCTGACCGTGAATCTTGGGCGCGAGACCACCGCCGACGAGGTCAATGCCTTGTTCAAGGAGGCCAGCCGTCATTCCAAGGTGCTGGGCTACAACAGCCTGCCGCTGGTGTCGTGCGACTTCAACCATAACCGGCTGTCATCGATTTTCGACGCCAACCACACCCGCACCAGCGGCCGAATGCTCAAGGTGCTGGCCTGGTACGACAACGAGTGGGGGTTCTCCAACCGCATGCTGGATAACTGCCTGGCACTGTGCAGCGCCCGATAA
- the edd gene encoding phosphogluconate dehydratase: protein MHPRILEVTQRLIDRSRPTRERYLQLIRGAASDGPMRAKLQCANFAHGVAGCGTQDKNSLRMMNAANVAIVSAYNDMLSAHQPYEHYPEQIKQALRDIGSVGQFAGGVPAMCDGVTQGEPGMELGIASREVIAMSTAIALSHNMFDAALMLGICDKIVPGLLMGALRFGHLPTVFVPGGPMPSGISNKQKADVRQRYAEGKASREELLESEMKSYHSPGTCTFYGTANTNQLLMEVMGLHLPGASFVNPYTPLRDALTIEAAQQVTRMTKASGDFMPLGEIVDEKSLVNSIVALHATGGSTNHTLHMPAIAQAAGIQLTWQDMAELSEVVPTLSHVYPNGKADINHFQAAGGMAFLIRELLDAGLLHEDVNTVAGHGLRRYTQEPFLQEGKLVWREGPQASLDETILRPVARPFSPEGGLRVMEGNLGRGVMKVSAVAPEHQVVEAPARVFHDQQALADAFQAGELECDFVAVMRFQGPRCNGMPELHKMTPFLGVLQDRGFKVALVTDGRMSGASGKIPAAIHVCPEAFDGGPLARVRDGDIVRVDGVAGTLTVKLDAATLADREIPAAPTGNDLGCGRELFGFLRMALSPAEQGASAFTSALETLK, encoded by the coding sequence ATGCATCCGCGCATTCTTGAGGTCACCCAACGGCTGATCGACCGCAGTCGTCCCACCCGCGAACGCTACTTGCAGTTGATTCGCGGCGCGGCCAGCGACGGGCCGATGCGCGCCAAGCTGCAATGCGCCAACTTCGCCCACGGTGTGGCTGGCTGTGGCACCCAGGACAAAAACAGTCTGCGGATGATGAATGCGGCCAACGTCGCCATCGTCTCGGCCTACAACGACATGCTCTCGGCCCACCAGCCCTACGAGCACTACCCCGAACAGATCAAGCAGGCGCTGCGCGACATTGGCTCGGTCGGCCAGTTCGCCGGCGGCGTGCCGGCCATGTGCGACGGCGTCACCCAGGGCGAACCCGGTATGGAGCTGGGCATTGCCAGCCGCGAAGTGATCGCCATGTCCACCGCCATCGCGCTGTCGCACAACATGTTCGACGCGGCGCTGATGCTGGGCATCTGCGACAAGATCGTGCCTGGCCTGCTGATGGGTGCGCTGCGCTTCGGTCACCTGCCGACGGTTTTCGTGCCGGGCGGTCCGATGCCCTCGGGTATTTCCAACAAGCAGAAGGCCGACGTACGCCAGCGCTACGCCGAAGGCAAGGCCAGCCGCGAAGAGCTGCTGGAGTCGGAGATGAAGTCCTACCACAGCCCCGGCACCTGCACCTTTTATGGCACGGCCAACACCAACCAATTGTTGATGGAAGTGATGGGTCTGCACCTGCCGGGCGCCTCCTTCGTCAACCCGTACACGCCGCTGCGCGATGCCCTGACCATCGAGGCGGCGCAACAGGTCACGCGCATGACCAAGGCCAGTGGCGACTTCATGCCGCTGGGCGAGATCGTCGACGAGAAGTCCCTGGTCAACTCCATTGTCGCCCTGCACGCCACCGGGGGTTCGACCAACCACACCCTGCACATGCCGGCGATTGCCCAGGCCGCCGGCATCCAACTGACCTGGCAGGACATGGCCGAGCTGTCCGAGGTGGTGCCGACCCTGTCCCATGTGTATCCAAACGGCAAGGCCGACATCAACCACTTCCAGGCGGCCGGAGGCATGGCTTTCCTGATTCGCGAACTGCTCGATGCCGGGCTGTTGCACGAAGACGTCAACACCGTGGCCGGTCACGGCCTGCGCCGTTACACCCAGGAGCCGTTCCTGCAAGAGGGCAAGCTGGTCTGGCGCGAAGGTCCGCAGGCGAGCCTGGACGAAACCATTCTGCGCCCCGTGGCGCGGCCGTTCTCGCCGGAAGGAGGCCTGCGGGTAATGGAAGGCAACCTCGGACGTGGGGTGATGAAAGTGTCCGCCGTGGCCCCTGAACACCAGGTGGTCGAAGCACCGGCACGGGTATTCCACGACCAGCAAGCGCTGGCCGATGCCTTCCAGGCGGGTGAGCTGGAATGTGATTTCGTTGCGGTGATGCGCTTCCAGGGCCCGCGCTGCAACGGCATGCCCGAGCTGCACAAGATGACGCCGTTCCTGGGCGTGTTGCAGGACCGCGGCTTCAAGGTGGCGCTGGTGACGGATGGGCGCATGTCGGGCGCTTCGGGGAAAATCCCGGCGGCCATTCACGTCTGCCCCGAAGCCTTTGACGGCGGGCCGCTGGCGCGGGTACGCGATGGCGATATCGTGCGGGTCGACGGCGTTGCCGGCACCCTGACGGTGAAGCTCGACGCCGCGACCCTCGCCGACCGGGAAATCCCCGCCGCGCCCACCGGCAACGACCTGGGCTGTGGCCGTGAACTGTTTGGCTTCCTGCGCATGGCCCTGAGCCCGGCCGAGCAAGGCGCAAGCGCCTTCACCTCGGCCCTGGAGACGCTCAAATGA